The following is a genomic window from Janibacter sp. DB-40.
CATCGGGACCGTCACCGGCGCCGTCTCCGGCGCCGAGCTGGAGCCGGGCCTCGGGTACGTGACGAGCGATCTGGAGATCGACCTCGGGCACGCCCGCCGCTTCGAGGTGCTGGAGGCCATGCCCTTCTCGGTCAAGGCGCTGCGTGCGTGGCTGCGCGAGCACGGCATCACCGGGCTGACGATCAAGAAGCGCGGCATCCGCCTCGACGAGGACCAGCTGCGCCGTCAGCTGAAGATCGGTCGCGGCGCCGGGGACGGCGCGAGCGCCACCATCGTGCTGACCCGGGTCGGCGGCGCCCAGAGCGTGCTCGTCGTCTCCCCCTGCGACTGAGCCGCGTCCAGTCCGCGCGGGTACTCTCCACCCATGTCGCGACGCCCCCACGCCCTGCCCCGGATCGCCGCCGGCGCAGCCGCGCTCGCCCTCGTCGGATGCGGCGGCTCCGGCAGCCCCGAGCCGAGCAGCACGGGCGGCTCCTCGACGTCCTCGACCTCGTCCAGCCCGTCCGGGTCCTCGGACGGGGGCGCGACCACCGAGGCACAGGCCGACTCCTGCGTCACCGACGTCCGCGAGGCGATGACGCCGACGCAGCAGGCCGGCCAGCTCCTCATGGCCGCCATGAACCCCGGGCCCGTGACGGGCCTCGACGGGCCCGTCAGCGACCAGGGCCTGGGCTCGATGCTCTACCTCGGTGGGTGGCAGGGCTCGCAGACCGTCGCGGCGGCGAGCGAGCACCTCCAGCAGATGGCGCCGACCGTCGACGGCACGAAGGTCGGCATGATCGTCTCCGCCGACCAGGAGGGGGGCGAGGTCCAGCAGCTGACCGGGGCCGGCTTCTCCTCCATGCCCTCCGGTCTGCAGCAGGCGCAGCTGCCCGACCTGCGATCGGCGGCGAAGGGGTGGGGAGGCGAGCTGGCCGCGGCCGGCGTCAACGTCAACCTCGCCCCCGTGGCCGACACGGTCCCCACCGCCATCGGGCAGGCCAACGACCCGATCGGCCAGTGGGGCCGCCAGTACGGCTCGACCCCCGAGGCCGCCGGCGCCGGCGCGCTCGCCTTCGCCCGCGGCATGCAGGACGCCGGCGTGGAGCCGACCGTCAAGCACTTCCCCGGGATCGGTCGGATCACCGGCAACACCGACCTGACGACCGAGGGCATCACCGACACCGAGATGACCACGGACGACTCCCACCTGCAGGCCTTCGAGACCGTCATCGACGGCGGCACCAAGATCGTCATGATCGGGTCGGCCCGCTACGCGAAGATCGACCCGGGCACCCCGGCCGTCTTCTCCGACCGGATCATCGAGGGGATGCTGCGCCAGGACCTCGGGTTCGACGGGGTGGTGATCACCGACGACGTCGGTACCGCGGCAGCCGTGCAGGCCACGCCGGTCGCGGAGCGAGCGACGAAGTTCATCGCCGCCGGCGGCGACATCGTGCTCACCGTCGAGCCGGAGCAGGTGCCGACGATGACCTCCGCGATCATCGAGCGGGCGAAGGGGGACGAGGCCTTCGCCGAGAAAGTCGAGGAGTCCGTGACCCGGGTGCTCACCCTCAAGGAGGAGATGGGCCTGCTCGACTGCGGCTGACTCCGGGCTGGTGGTGGTTCTCGGGTCGAGAGGC
Proteins encoded in this region:
- a CDS encoding glycoside hydrolase family 3 N-terminal domain-containing protein translates to MSRRPHALPRIAAGAAALALVGCGGSGSPEPSSTGGSSTSSTSSSPSGSSDGGATTEAQADSCVTDVREAMTPTQQAGQLLMAAMNPGPVTGLDGPVSDQGLGSMLYLGGWQGSQTVAAASEHLQQMAPTVDGTKVGMIVSADQEGGEVQQLTGAGFSSMPSGLQQAQLPDLRSAAKGWGGELAAAGVNVNLAPVADTVPTAIGQANDPIGQWGRQYGSTPEAAGAGALAFARGMQDAGVEPTVKHFPGIGRITGNTDLTTEGITDTEMTTDDSHLQAFETVIDGGTKIVMIGSARYAKIDPGTPAVFSDRIIEGMLRQDLGFDGVVITDDVGTAAAVQATPVAERATKFIAAGGDIVLTVEPEQVPTMTSAIIERAKGDEAFAEKVEESVTRVLTLKEEMGLLDCG